From the Natrarchaeobaculum aegyptiacum genome, one window contains:
- a CDS encoding sensor domain-containing protein, producing MARAAPTDADGRFGRIGSGVARFVGVPLERQTYLNLCYVLLAFPLGLAYVVFLVVGLSVGLGLAIFLVGIPVLAITIALALGLAGFERWLTTTVLPVDVEPRTDLTGDRGRDRLWSLVTDYRTWTAVLYLPVKFVLGLVSFVVAVTGFSTGMSMLALPLYYDRQGLYVGVVTDRAPEIHQSLYLGWNYLLVGFEAVFTVGYWEITTFSSALVAAAFGIVLLLATFHALNALAWISGWIARVLLEDGYDPFAVVVHSEGTQ from the coding sequence ATGGCACGCGCAGCGCCCACGGACGCCGACGGCCGGTTCGGCCGAATCGGGTCCGGCGTGGCGCGGTTCGTCGGCGTCCCGCTCGAGCGCCAGACCTACCTGAACCTCTGTTACGTGCTGCTCGCGTTCCCCCTCGGGCTCGCGTACGTCGTCTTCCTCGTGGTCGGGCTCTCAGTCGGACTTGGACTCGCAATTTTCCTCGTCGGGATTCCCGTGCTCGCGATCACGATCGCACTCGCGCTCGGGCTGGCCGGGTTCGAGCGCTGGCTGACGACGACCGTGCTCCCCGTCGACGTCGAACCGCGCACCGACCTCACCGGTGACCGCGGCCGCGACAGGCTCTGGTCGCTGGTGACCGACTACAGGACCTGGACGGCGGTGCTGTACCTCCCCGTGAAGTTCGTGCTCGGACTCGTCTCGTTCGTGGTCGCTGTAACGGGGTTCTCGACGGGGATGAGCATGCTCGCGCTTCCGCTGTACTACGACAGGCAGGGACTGTACGTCGGCGTCGTGACCGATCGCGCCCCGGAGATCCACCAGTCACTGTATCTCGGCTGGAACTACCTGCTGGTGGGCTTCGAGGCCGTCTTCACCGTCGGCTACTGGGAGATCACGACGTTCTCGTCGGCCCTCGTGGCCGCTGCGTTCGGTATCGTCCTCTTGCTCGCAACGTTCCACGCACTCAACGCGCTGGCCTGGATATCCGGCTGGATCGCACGCGTGCTGCTCGAGGACGGGTACGACCCGTTCGCGGTGGTCGTCCACTCGGAAGGCACACAGTGA
- a CDS encoding winged helix-turn-helix domain-containing protein, translated as MGDDADADVDVVEVLSDEYVRTILTQTREEPKSVDALSDACEADPSTIYRRVRQLQAVDLIEDQQQLDPGGHHYKVYSARLEEVRIRLAEDGLEVDVDRTPTESAADRFTRLYEGFK; from the coding sequence ATGGGCGACGACGCTGACGCAGACGTCGACGTCGTCGAGGTGCTCAGCGACGAGTACGTCCGGACGATCCTCACACAGACCCGCGAGGAACCAAAGTCCGTCGACGCGCTAAGTGACGCCTGCGAGGCCGACCCCTCGACGATCTACCGTCGCGTCAGACAGCTCCAGGCAGTCGATCTCATCGAGGACCAGCAGCAACTCGACCCCGGCGGGCACCACTACAAGGTCTACAGCGCCCGACTCGAGGAAGTGCGGATCCGACTCGCCGAAGACGGCCTCGAGGTCGACGTCGACAGGACGCCCACCGAATCGGCAGCCGATCGCTTCACCAGACTCTACGAGGGTTTCAAATGA
- a CDS encoding DUF7521 family protein has product MVVADPAVVLFATAFATALVGTGVAWLAYQGYRRNDSDAMRYLAVGIALITVGPFVVSYVLSPVAELSDAATLLGVLLANVAGLLAILYSLEGT; this is encoded by the coding sequence ATGGTCGTCGCTGATCCCGCGGTCGTGCTGTTCGCGACCGCGTTCGCGACCGCCCTCGTCGGGACGGGGGTTGCCTGGCTCGCCTACCAGGGCTATCGGCGCAACGACAGCGACGCGATGCGCTACCTCGCGGTCGGGATCGCCCTCATCACCGTCGGCCCGTTCGTCGTCAGCTACGTCCTCTCGCCGGTCGCCGAACTGTCTGACGCGGCGACGCTCCTCGGCGTCCTCCTGGCGAACGTCGCCGGTCTGCTCGCGATCCTCTACTCACTCGAGGGGACCTGA
- a CDS encoding sensor domain-containing protein, whose product MTTDQQPHANRSAGRPLLRGVLTAPIDPWTYRSLAYLLLAFPLAILYFVVLVTGASMTLGLSITLLGPLAFLATLLAILALAWLDAAVTDGLLEVDVTTTFPETGEGIVAFVRELLLGPETWLGAVYVLWKTVLGFVAFVGIVVGLSLAASLLVAPLYYGEHVVVGWYQVDTLVRALLAAAGGVVVGYLTLSLVNLTGHLSAVVAEGLLPETA is encoded by the coding sequence ATGACGACCGATCAGCAACCTCACGCGAACCGATCTGCCGGACGGCCCCTCCTTCGGGGGGTCCTGACGGCACCGATCGACCCCTGGACGTACCGCTCGCTCGCCTACCTGCTGCTGGCGTTCCCGCTGGCGATCCTGTATTTCGTCGTCCTCGTGACGGGCGCATCGATGACTCTCGGCCTGAGCATCACGCTGCTCGGCCCGCTCGCGTTTCTGGCGACCCTCCTGGCGATCCTCGCGCTGGCCTGGCTCGACGCCGCAGTGACCGACGGGCTGCTCGAGGTGGACGTCACGACGACGTTTCCCGAGACCGGGGAAGGGATCGTCGCGTTCGTGCGCGAGTTGCTCCTCGGACCGGAGACCTGGCTCGGCGCGGTCTACGTGCTGTGGAAGACGGTGCTCGGGTTCGTCGCGTTCGTCGGAATCGTCGTCGGTCTGTCGCTGGCCGCGAGTCTCCTCGTCGCGCCACTGTATTACGGCGAGCACGTCGTCGTCGGCTGGTACCAGGTCGACACGCTCGTGCGAGCGCTCCTCGCGGCCGCCGGTGGCGTGGTCGTCGGCTACCTCACGCTGTCGCTGGTGAACCTCACCGGACACCTGTCGGCCGTCGTCGCCGAGGGACTGCTGCCCGAGACGGCGTGA
- a CDS encoding DUF4097 family beta strand repeat-containing protein, whose product MQPDTTRRSLLGGIAATGSAALAGCSGMTPFVGQRLERSETIDPDDAETVAIRGEAGRITVVGNDADEIHLELEKQSSSIRTDLEELALRTDRADDLLELRSEWDGNEGWFQSRPTMNIDADVPRDVALETIRTSVGRVTVRDVVGDLAVDTSTGRVDVANVDGAVGVTTNTGRVEVRNVDALEDVRTSTGRVGVDVPAIDGDTTIATNTGRVDAAIGPDVDADLHVETSTGRIDVGDLELTDVDRDDDRVRGTLGDGGPALRVETSTGRVTLTTLE is encoded by the coding sequence ATGCAGCCAGATACGACTCGACGATCGCTGCTCGGTGGGATCGCGGCGACGGGGTCCGCAGCGCTCGCCGGCTGTAGCGGCATGACGCCGTTCGTCGGCCAGCGACTGGAGCGATCGGAGACGATCGATCCCGACGACGCCGAGACGGTCGCGATCCGTGGCGAGGCGGGCCGGATCACGGTCGTCGGCAACGACGCCGACGAGATCCACCTCGAGCTCGAGAAGCAATCCAGCTCGATCAGGACCGACCTCGAGGAACTCGCCCTCCGGACCGATCGCGCAGACGACCTCCTCGAGCTTCGGTCGGAGTGGGACGGCAACGAGGGCTGGTTCCAGAGTCGCCCGACGATGAACATCGACGCCGACGTTCCGCGTGACGTCGCCCTCGAGACGATCAGGACGAGCGTGGGTCGCGTGACGGTTCGGGACGTCGTCGGCGACCTCGCAGTCGACACGAGCACGGGCCGCGTCGACGTCGCGAACGTCGACGGCGCAGTTGGGGTCACTACGAACACCGGACGCGTGGAGGTTCGCAACGTCGACGCCCTCGAGGACGTCCGGACGAGCACCGGCCGGGTGGGCGTCGACGTGCCGGCGATCGACGGCGACACGACGATCGCGACGAACACCGGCCGCGTGGATGCGGCGATCGGGCCGGACGTCGACGCCGACCTCCACGTGGAAACCAGCACCGGTCGAATCGACGTCGGCGACCTCGAGCTGACCGACGTCGACCGCGATGACGACCGCGTGCGGGGAACGCTCGGCGACGGCGGCCCGGCACTCCGGGTGGAGACGTCGACCGGCCGGGTCACGCTCACGACGCTCGAGTAG
- a CDS encoding MMPL family transporter: MSSDRADRYAEVLVARSKLVLVVVFLLTAVVGTGAVVTETEDAGIGEFETDSEEQAALEYVEAAYEEDDREITQIVVREDGGDVLTRESLLDGLALQQDIRANESVNATVDEMVGLEAVVGTAAYTEDRVAAFEERGEELGERQADLEDRRDALETGLDESRELQRAFEELNATANETDPTYQEASDDLEAEFDAVVEDAVTAAELDDEAASEYEEIAREGRGLESALVGIEQATDDPEATPGYQEVETALEGIYAAGTVGLLEDEFDALEEDFDALEADREEFADDDGPTIEEQREALETRSGNEVETLVADVLEGDLAGPDDGSGNGESSPTATPGAGGDDVTAFVSDDYDPDETTAESRVTFVFHEVPDGASGSDGADGGAEAGDEADADQADADDDDDGVPEPIAAAQLEIDSLFEERFGGGSGDGSGNGGGDSANGDGGDTDDGGFVFGQAITDEITSNAVGDSFAIITPVALVLVLGILGITYRDVVDVLVGLVGIGVVMVWLAGLLGWLEIPTSQLLIAVPFLLIGLSIDYALHVVMRYREARAGTLGIGGDPGDESAADSTDGAAADSNGESASAEAGVARGVRTGMVLGLGGVVLALAAATFSTGIGFLSNVVSPLPAIQDFAVLSAGGIFATFVAFGVLVPALKVEVDGLLEKRFDRDRAKPAFGVTPGPINSILGGGVALARRAPFVVVFVALLLAVGGAYGATGIDTEFNEADFLPEDAPEWASYLPGPLEPDTYTISDDVTYLGDNFQDPDSQAQILIRGDVTDPALLAAIEDARAEATTGENTTIDARADGTAAVDGPLTVIEDVAETNETVADGLAQRDTTGDGVPDEDLEGLYDLLYEADDEAATSILERTDEGTYDSARLVVSVRGDAPAQTVAEDVRGIAGEVETGTTDGDEPAVTAVATGGPVTTAVVQDALLETLVQAFAVTLVVIGAFLTILYWVRHRALSLGLVTLAPVVAALAWLLGTMAVLDVPFNSETAVITSLAIGLGVDYSIHLGERYVVERDRHGTVTDALEATITGTGGALLGSAATTAAGFGVLALALAPPLQRFGLVTGLSIIFAFVACVTVLPSLLVLRERVLERVGS; this comes from the coding sequence ATGAGCAGTGACCGCGCCGACCGCTACGCCGAGGTGCTGGTCGCCCGGAGCAAACTCGTCCTCGTCGTCGTCTTCCTCCTGACAGCAGTCGTCGGAACCGGCGCCGTCGTCACGGAGACAGAAGACGCCGGCATCGGCGAGTTCGAGACCGACTCCGAAGAACAGGCAGCCCTCGAGTACGTCGAAGCAGCCTACGAGGAAGACGACCGGGAGATCACCCAGATCGTCGTCCGCGAGGACGGCGGTGACGTCCTGACCCGCGAGTCACTCCTCGACGGACTGGCCCTCCAGCAGGACATCCGTGCGAACGAATCGGTAAACGCGACGGTCGACGAGATGGTTGGCCTCGAGGCCGTCGTCGGGACTGCGGCGTACACCGAGGACAGAGTCGCGGCGTTCGAGGAGCGTGGCGAGGAACTCGGTGAGCGACAGGCGGATCTCGAGGACCGACGCGACGCACTCGAGACGGGACTCGACGAGAGTCGAGAACTCCAGCGTGCGTTCGAGGAGCTGAACGCAACGGCCAACGAGACCGATCCCACCTATCAGGAGGCGAGCGACGACCTCGAGGCGGAATTCGATGCCGTCGTCGAGGACGCCGTGACGGCCGCCGAGCTCGACGACGAAGCGGCGTCCGAATACGAGGAGATCGCCCGGGAGGGCCGCGGTCTAGAGTCGGCGCTCGTCGGGATCGAGCAGGCGACCGACGACCCCGAAGCGACTCCCGGGTACCAGGAGGTGGAAACAGCCCTCGAAGGGATCTACGCCGCCGGAACGGTCGGGCTGCTCGAAGACGAGTTCGACGCACTCGAGGAGGACTTCGACGCGCTGGAAGCGGATCGTGAGGAGTTCGCGGACGACGACGGTCCGACGATAGAGGAACAGCGCGAAGCACTCGAGACCCGGTCTGGTAACGAAGTCGAGACGCTCGTGGCGGACGTGCTCGAGGGCGACCTCGCCGGTCCGGACGATGGGTCTGGCAACGGGGAGTCCAGCCCGACCGCCACGCCGGGCGCGGGCGGAGACGACGTTACGGCGTTCGTCTCCGACGACTACGATCCCGACGAAACGACTGCCGAGTCCCGGGTAACGTTCGTCTTTCACGAGGTTCCTGACGGCGCGTCGGGGAGCGACGGAGCCGACGGCGGGGCCGAGGCAGGCGACGAAGCCGACGCGGACCAGGCCGACGCGGACGATGACGACGACGGCGTCCCCGAACCGATCGCGGCGGCTCAACTCGAGATCGATTCGCTATTCGAGGAGCGGTTCGGCGGTGGCAGCGGCGACGGTTCCGGCAACGGGGGCGGTGACAGTGCAAACGGTGACGGAGGCGACACCGACGACGGCGGCTTCGTCTTCGGCCAGGCAATCACCGACGAGATCACGTCGAACGCCGTGGGAGACAGCTTCGCCATCATCACGCCCGTCGCGCTGGTGCTCGTCCTCGGCATCCTCGGAATTACCTACCGGGACGTCGTCGACGTCCTCGTCGGTCTCGTCGGAATCGGCGTCGTCATGGTCTGGCTCGCTGGCCTGCTCGGCTGGCTCGAGATCCCGACCAGCCAGCTCCTGATCGCGGTGCCGTTCCTGCTGATCGGGCTCTCGATCGACTACGCCTTGCACGTCGTGATGCGGTACCGGGAGGCCCGTGCGGGGACGCTCGGGATCGGGGGCGACCCGGGCGACGAATCCGCGGCTGATTCGACCGACGGGGCCGCAGCCGACTCGAACGGCGAGTCCGCGTCCGCCGAGGCCGGGGTGGCCCGCGGCGTCCGGACCGGGATGGTACTCGGACTCGGGGGCGTCGTGCTCGCACTCGCGGCGGCGACGTTCTCGACGGGTATCGGCTTCCTCTCGAACGTCGTCAGCCCGCTGCCGGCGATCCAGGACTTCGCCGTCCTCAGCGCCGGTGGGATCTTCGCCACGTTCGTCGCCTTCGGCGTCCTCGTCCCCGCGCTCAAGGTCGAAGTCGACGGCCTGCTCGAGAAGCGATTCGACCGGGATCGGGCCAAGCCCGCCTTCGGGGTGACGCCGGGGCCGATCAACAGCATCCTCGGCGGCGGCGTCGCGCTGGCCCGGCGGGCACCGTTCGTGGTCGTCTTCGTCGCCCTCCTGCTCGCCGTCGGCGGTGCCTACGGCGCGACAGGCATCGACACGGAGTTCAACGAGGCCGACTTCCTCCCCGAGGACGCGCCCGAGTGGGCCTCGTATCTTCCCGGGCCGCTCGAGCCGGACACCTACACGATCAGCGACGACGTCACCTACCTCGGAGACAACTTCCAGGACCCGGACTCGCAGGCCCAGATCCTGATACGCGGGGACGTGACCGACCCGGCCCTGCTTGCAGCGATCGAGGACGCTCGAGCAGAGGCCACCACCGGTGAGAATACGACCATCGACGCCCGCGCCGATGGAACGGCCGCCGTCGACGGCCCGCTCACCGTCATCGAGGACGTCGCCGAGACGAACGAGACGGTCGCCGACGGCCTCGCACAGCGGGATACGACCGGCGACGGCGTCCCGGACGAGGACCTCGAGGGCCTGTACGACCTGCTCTACGAGGCCGACGACGAGGCCGCCACGAGCATCCTCGAGCGGACCGACGAGGGGACGTACGACTCCGCACGGCTCGTCGTCTCGGTTCGCGGCGACGCGCCCGCCCAGACGGTCGCCGAGGACGTGCGAGGGATCGCTGGCGAGGTCGAGACCGGCACCACCGACGGCGACGAGCCAGCGGTGACGGCCGTCGCGACCGGTGGGCCCGTCACGACCGCGGTCGTACAGGACGCCCTGCTCGAGACGCTCGTGCAGGCGTTCGCCGTGACGCTCGTCGTGATCGGCGCGTTCCTTACGATCCTCTACTGGGTCCGCCACCGGGCGCTCTCGCTCGGCCTCGTGACCCTCGCACCCGTCGTCGCCGCGCTGGCGTGGCTCCTCGGGACGATGGCCGTGCTGGACGTGCCGTTCAACAGCGAGACGGCCGTCATCACGAGCCTCGCCATCGGCCTCGGCGTCGACTACAGCATCCACCTCGGCGAGCGATACGTCGTCGAGCGCGACCGTCACGGGACCGTCACCGACGCCCTCGAGGCGACGATCACCGGCACCGGCGGGGCCCTGCTCGGGAGTGCAGCGACGACCGCCGCGGGATTCGGCGTGCTCGCGCTGGCGCTCGCGCCGCCGCTCCAGCGATTCGGCCTCGTCACCGGCCTGAGCATCATTTTCGCGTTCGTCGCGTGCGTGACGGTGCTCCCGAGCCTGCTCGTGCTCAGAGAACGGGTGCTCGAGCGCGTCGGTTCGTGA
- a CDS encoding type IV pilin, with protein MRLSSSPNGERGVTPVVGVALLLAITVLLAGVVAVYAVDVSDQHLAEPAPMAAFTTETGTCAGTEVTVVHRAGETVPADELSLQSADKALTGSWAKPNGYETHGVGDGEVRSGDRATVCVDDSSTVDLEVVWHADGSDRSAVLYETTA; from the coding sequence ATGCGACTGTCCTCGAGTCCGAACGGAGAGCGGGGGGTGACGCCCGTCGTCGGCGTCGCGTTGCTGCTCGCGATCACGGTCCTCCTGGCCGGCGTCGTCGCGGTGTACGCCGTCGACGTGAGCGACCAGCACCTGGCTGAACCGGCCCCGATGGCCGCGTTCACCACCGAGACGGGGACCTGCGCGGGGACGGAAGTCACGGTCGTCCACCGGGCGGGTGAGACGGTTCCCGCCGACGAGTTGTCTCTCCAGTCCGCGGACAAAGCGCTCACGGGGTCGTGGGCGAAGCCGAACGGCTACGAGACTCACGGCGTCGGCGACGGCGAAGTCCGGTCCGGGGATCGGGCGACGGTCTGCGTCGACGACTCGAGTACGGTCGACCTCGAGGTTGTCTGGCACGCAGACGGGAGCGATCGATCCGCAGTCCTCTACGAAACCACCGCCTAA
- a CDS encoding alpha/beta fold hydrolase, with amino-acid sequence MGDTTASATIRGVDVAGPPDARPIVFVHGAMFTRTLWAPQRDALSEEYRVIAPDLPGHGTRSDESFDLAPALALLDDVLESEADGSAVLVGLSLGGYVITEYARRKPENVDGLVIVGSSANPVRGMNLLTRATGAVARLATRSDLVERGIQRLGTRWVRNRDLSPEHEREILESGIFPREFGTPGPDLGGRNVRAGLEAYQGPVLVVNGERDKIMRSGEREHAAAAGDANVIVLEGVGHVCNLHRPETFTNVVRRFVRNVDAGT; translated from the coding sequence ATGGGAGACACGACTGCCTCGGCGACGATCCGCGGCGTCGACGTCGCCGGCCCGCCAGACGCGCGTCCGATCGTCTTCGTCCACGGCGCGATGTTCACCCGGACGCTGTGGGCACCCCAGCGCGACGCCCTCTCCGAAGAGTACCGCGTGATCGCCCCCGACCTGCCGGGACACGGGACCCGGTCCGACGAGTCGTTCGACCTCGCGCCGGCCCTCGCGCTGCTCGACGACGTACTCGAGTCGGAGGCCGACGGGAGTGCGGTCCTCGTGGGCCTCTCGCTCGGGGGCTACGTGATCACGGAGTACGCGCGCCGGAAACCCGAGAACGTCGACGGCCTCGTGATCGTCGGGAGCAGCGCGAATCCCGTCCGGGGAATGAACCTCCTGACGAGGGCGACCGGTGCCGTCGCACGCCTGGCGACCCGCAGCGACCTCGTCGAGCGCGGGATCCAGCGGCTCGGAACGCGATGGGTTCGGAACCGGGACCTCTCGCCGGAGCACGAACGGGAGATCCTCGAGTCGGGGATCTTTCCGCGTGAGTTCGGCACGCCCGGCCCCGATCTCGGGGGCCGGAACGTCCGGGCGGGACTCGAGGCCTACCAGGGTCCGGTGCTCGTCGTCAACGGCGAACGCGACAAGATCATGCGCAGCGGCGAACGCGAACACGCCGCGGCCGCCGGCGACGCGAACGTGATCGTCCTCGAGGGCGTCGGCCACGTCTGCAACCTCCACCGGCCGGAGACGTTCACGAACGTCGTTCGACGGTTCGTTCGGAACGTGGACGCGGGGACGTGA
- a CDS encoding valine--tRNA ligase: MSPTEFHRATTSSSYGLPITAIRPTDAPTTPSPGGESMSMDTPESESESDEGPGLEGGYDPDAVESRWQDRWVDEEVYAYESDPERDPNTVYAIDTPPPTVSGSLHMGHLYGSTLQDFAARFQRMADGEVLFPFGYDDNGIASERLTEEELDIRHQDYERREFQELCREVCQEYEAEFTEKMQDLGTSIDWNSTYKTIEPRVQRISQLSFIDLYEQDREYRKKAPAIWCPECETAISQVEMEDDERGSHFNDIAFEVASDGTDREEFVISTTRPELIPACVSVFVHPDDEDNQDLVGETARIPIFGHEVPIIADERVDMEKGTGVVMCCTFGDQKDIEWYQAHDLPLRVAIDESATMTDLAGDYEGMSTEEAREAIVEDLEEGGYLRDRWEITHAVGVHERCDTPVEYRVSKQWYVEILDHKEEYLEAGREMDWHPEKMFTRYKHWIEGLEWDWLISRQRDSGIPFPVWYCTECDHEILAEKENLPVDPLSDDPPVDVCPECGNDEFEPEEDVFDTWATSSLTPLINAGWDWDEEAEEFTMAKPELYPFDLRPQGHDIISFWLFHTVVKCYEHTGEVPFDATLINGHVLDENREKMSKSKGNVVAPDEVLADYPVDAVRFWAASAAVGDDFPYQEKDLRAGEKLLRKLWNASKLVDTLAPADPDEPDDLEPIDRWLLAELDDATAELTDQFENYEFAKARDRLRTFFWNTFCDDYLEIAKGREDNPSTQYALRTAHRTFLELWAPFLPHVTEEIWQAVYAGEAPRASDESSGERSEPRDAGEGALEETSIHLREWPEPQGYEADLEAGETAMEVISALRRYKSENQLPLNADLGSVSVFGAVEGFEDAIQQVMHVEQLTVLEDEPEVTTEVASIDLDYSTLGPKFGAKVGEIDDAIDAGEYEIDDEADVLRAAGEKLEADLFEVDLERTYSGEGEMIETESAVVVLEDA; encoded by the coding sequence TTGTCCCCGACCGAATTTCACCGAGCAACGACCAGTAGCAGCTATGGACTACCGATCACCGCGATACGACCGACCGACGCACCGACGACGCCCTCGCCGGGTGGTGAGAGCATGAGTATGGACACCCCGGAATCCGAATCCGAGTCCGACGAGGGCCCCGGCCTCGAGGGCGGGTACGATCCCGACGCCGTCGAGTCGCGCTGGCAGGACCGATGGGTCGACGAGGAGGTCTACGCCTACGAGAGCGATCCCGAGCGTGACCCGAACACGGTCTACGCGATCGATACGCCGCCGCCGACGGTCTCGGGCAGTCTGCACATGGGTCACCTCTACGGCTCGACGCTGCAGGACTTCGCCGCGCGCTTCCAGCGGATGGCCGACGGCGAGGTGCTGTTCCCGTTCGGCTACGACGACAACGGAATCGCGAGCGAACGACTGACCGAGGAAGAACTCGACATCCGCCACCAGGACTACGAGCGCCGGGAGTTCCAGGAACTCTGCCGGGAGGTCTGCCAGGAGTACGAGGCGGAGTTCACCGAGAAGATGCAGGACCTCGGGACCTCGATCGACTGGAACTCGACGTACAAGACGATCGAGCCCCGCGTCCAGCGCATCTCACAGCTCTCGTTTATCGACCTCTACGAGCAGGATCGTGAGTACCGCAAGAAGGCACCGGCGATCTGGTGTCCAGAGTGTGAGACCGCGATTTCGCAGGTCGAGATGGAAGACGACGAGCGCGGCTCGCACTTCAACGACATCGCGTTCGAGGTGGCCTCAGACGGCACCGACCGAGAGGAGTTCGTTATCTCCACCACGCGACCCGAACTGATCCCCGCCTGTGTCTCCGTCTTCGTCCACCCCGACGACGAGGACAATCAGGACCTGGTCGGCGAGACCGCTCGCATCCCGATCTTCGGCCACGAAGTGCCGATCATTGCCGACGAGCGCGTCGACATGGAGAAGGGGACCGGCGTGGTCATGTGCTGTACCTTTGGCGACCAGAAGGACATCGAGTGGTACCAGGCCCACGACCTCCCGCTCCGGGTCGCCATCGACGAGTCCGCGACGATGACCGACCTCGCCGGCGACTACGAGGGAATGTCCACCGAGGAAGCCCGCGAGGCCATCGTCGAGGACCTCGAGGAAGGAGGCTACCTCCGTGACCGCTGGGAGATCACCCACGCCGTCGGCGTCCACGAGCGCTGTGACACGCCCGTCGAGTATCGCGTCTCCAAACAGTGGTACGTCGAAATCCTGGACCACAAGGAGGAATACCTCGAGGCCGGCCGGGAGATGGACTGGCACCCCGAGAAGATGTTCACCCGGTACAAACACTGGATCGAGGGCCTCGAGTGGGACTGGCTCATCTCCCGACAGCGCGACTCGGGGATTCCGTTCCCGGTCTGGTACTGTACGGAGTGCGATCACGAGATCCTCGCGGAGAAGGAGAACTTGCCGGTCGACCCGCTCTCGGACGACCCGCCGGTCGACGTCTGTCCGGAGTGTGGAAACGACGAGTTCGAGCCCGAAGAGGACGTCTTCGACACCTGGGCGACGTCGTCGCTCACCCCGCTCATCAACGCTGGCTGGGACTGGGACGAGGAAGCCGAGGAGTTCACGATGGCGAAGCCGGAGCTCTACCCGTTCGACCTCCGCCCGCAGGGCCACGACATCATCTCGTTCTGGCTGTTCCACACCGTCGTCAAGTGCTACGAGCACACCGGCGAGGTGCCGTTCGACGCGACGCTGATCAACGGCCACGTGTTAGACGAGAACAGAGAGAAGATGTCGAAGTCGAAAGGCAACGTCGTCGCGCCCGACGAAGTGCTCGCCGACTACCCCGTCGACGCCGTTCGCTTCTGGGCCGCCAGCGCCGCCGTCGGTGACGACTTCCCGTATCAGGAGAAAGACCTGCGCGCGGGCGAAAAGCTCCTTCGAAAGCTCTGGAACGCCTCGAAACTCGTCGACACGCTGGCACCCGCCGATCCGGACGAACCCGACGACCTCGAGCCGATCGACCGCTGGCTGCTGGCCGAACTCGACGACGCGACCGCCGAACTGACCGACCAGTTCGAAAACTACGAGTTCGCGAAGGCCCGCGACCGCCTGCGGACGTTCTTCTGGAACACCTTCTGTGACGACTACCTCGAGATCGCCAAGGGTCGGGAGGACAACCCGTCGACCCAGTACGCGCTCCGGACGGCCCACCGGACCTTCCTCGAGCTGTGGGCGCCGTTCCTGCCACACGTGACGGAGGAGATCTGGCAGGCCGTGTATGCTGGCGAGGCGCCACGCGCCTCGGACGAATCGAGCGGAGAGCGGAGCGAGCCGCGAGACGCTGGCGAGGGAGCCCTCGAGGAGACGAGCATCCACCTTCGCGAGTGGCCCGAACCGCAGGGCTACGAGGCTGACCTCGAGGCCGGCGAGACGGCGATGGAGGTCATCTCCGCGCTCCGACGCTACAAGAGCGAAAATCAGCTGCCGCTGAACGCCGACCTCGGATCGGTGTCCGTCTTCGGGGCCGTCGAGGGCTTCGAGGACGCCATCCAGCAGGTGATGCACGTCGAGCAACTGACCGTGCTCGAAGACGAGCCGGAAGTGACCACCGAGGTCGCCTCGATCGACCTCGACTACTCGACTCTGGGTCCGAAGTTCGGCGCGAAAGTCGGCGAGATCGACGACGCGATCGACGCCGGTGAGTACGAAATTGACGACGAAGCCGACGTGCTCCGTGCGGCCGGCGAAAAACTCGAGGCTGACCTCTTCGAGGTCGACCTCGAGCGCACCTACTCGGGCGAGGGCGAGATGATCGAAACCGAATCCGCCGTGGTCGTCCTCGAGGACGCCTGA
- a CDS encoding DUF7344 domain-containing protein — protein MPTDTTTVDPSGIDAQLPTDVVFDLLSDARRRYALYYLSQRVGAITLEELVDGVVHHEGPVTDDQFVDVTLSFQHNHLGKLVDAGVVRYEPATTRIDREPAATALDPYLELVFDGGASS, from the coding sequence ATGCCTACCGATACTACGACTGTGGACCCCTCCGGAATCGACGCGCAACTGCCGACCGACGTCGTCTTCGACCTCCTGTCAGACGCGCGTCGACGCTACGCCCTGTACTACCTCTCCCAGCGCGTCGGCGCGATCACGCTCGAGGAGCTCGTTGACGGCGTCGTTCACCACGAGGGACCGGTGACCGACGACCAGTTCGTCGACGTCACGCTGTCGTTCCAGCACAACCACCTCGGGAAGCTCGTCGACGCCGGCGTCGTCCGATACGAGCCTGCGACGACCCGGATCGACCGCGAACCTGCCGCGACCGCGCTCGACCCTTACCTCGAGCTGGTTTTCGACGGTGGGGCCAGTTCGTGA